Proteins co-encoded in one Lineus longissimus chromosome 11, tnLinLong1.2, whole genome shotgun sequence genomic window:
- the LOC135495395 gene encoding WD repeat-containing protein 7-like isoform X7: MSVSNLVVPVVLWGRNPPTHCISAILMTQDEKNIITGCNDGQIAVWDVTEDWKIYPRSMLFGHSSAISCLCKGSNHSDKPYIVSSSESGEMCLWDINDGRCIEFTKMPFTHTNIQTHQLMNARDIKLVCNGYYPEIHIIDPLSLEIQFTLTSKVQPDWISALCILRPVNRQDDVVVAISNSGAVKCWTLSSQELKSKTIAEDESKQIRCLNAHTLRCCAYNQRTVLIVCSKYWQIYDAGDFSLLCSESNPCGERWLGGEFISVDRVVVWSNEGKGYLYKLPTNLLKGKAHFDSANPRSADFHGHVGPSRSSSNIPYAYNVLNFYTEKPLSCPPAMSYFFGTRDTHKRILLRGDSMGRIMLWMIPKVADNQLKLTRQESFDRLPVIQQLATTSLLETWDTVCPIPSGVIDALHPPEEKPLQVTATCYIPSQGKLVCGRLDGTIVIVPATQSAILQLLDIGQAPGQEIPVHRVLSGHTGKVTYVLYPFNDSTRYEPQHLVSGGVDFTIILWDIFNGTKLHTFSVHGGEITRLIVPPNNCNNRVLTSICSVASDHSVALISLRERKCIMLAGRQLFPVQTIKWRPLDDFLIIGCTDGTVYVWQMETGHLDRVVQGVTAQEILSACDKATNSVTSSEELNNPTISIAQAFKRRNLATFKNLAQQKLHGLAEKGPASYSYRAHMKPLAYPMMIQGMRTNSNDPDAHVILFDTEALIVQLLSDEYAQMSPGTLEAHGFPSAEKQPDLGRPSGGTSPDPQRKLAEFIAKVKVKAEDVQQKVQAKVEGKQFSGSPTQQPKKKERKHKQKPPNLMISDNLLTMEIAQLYMSCLHAWSLDPDLDKLCTNKLGLLRPCCPISFGLISRGDHMSLLLPGWQRLLGQQQLNPMEKLASPLQPTMSLLETAQDMAKSEEPQPAAKGDESASDVSKNILAIQKSATRGHWQISSSVTTQHLLSVISIANTLMSMSRCSFLDGRFRSEGQRRLSDHLMLFLTSQKINSGGILVSDYYSSSEAESGDEEVGLGSVAQAQIKQGWSLLAALHCVLLPDIIGEGMFKPPLLEMLARRWQHRCLEIREAAQALLLAELRRIRSDGRKTIVDQWSPYLPSYVDPHLSILSETHVVPPRQEMGEEDDEDDDQIMDVNCDGDNIPSHKSNTTFESRRRQATAIVMLGVIGAEFGQEIEPSRRKSSVAAMGEADKKKVVEGFGIKKYSLAMHTSKALTFLLLHPPSPKLPAHTPIRRAAIDLIGRGFTVWEPYMDVSAVLLGLLELCVDGDRLVPRFLKTSKGIRKLMTFGLPLSPAADACRTARHALSLIATARPPAFVITMAKEVARYNAMAQNAQSQNTQLNTSVLVRAKPEILRIIELLVEKMPNDVVDLLVEAMDVIVHCLDPPTLKSKGLTESFPSLSRFSMVSYCGNNRRICVGAKSGGLAFYELKQSKCQIIPGHTGAVTAVTFSPDGKFLASYSHVDNKLMFWQMPHGLTASTGILSLGQQHTKCVRTFGTPPCNITSATNLLKLVKLAWLDGRTVVLWTADGTENKFRV; the protein is encoded by the exons ATGAGTGTGAGCAACCTTGTGGTGCCTGTTGTGCTGTGGGGGAGAAATCCTCCCACGCATTGTATCTCGGCCATTCTCATGACACAAGATGAAAAGAACATCATCACTGGATGCAACGATGGACAAATTGCAGTGTGGGATGTAACTGAAGATTGGAAG ATCTACCCACGAAGCATGCTCTTTGGTCATTCGTCAGCCATCTCTTGTTTATGTAAGGGCAGCAATCATTCAGATAAACCTTACATTGTCAGCTCCTCGGAGAGTGG GGAGATGTGCCTGTGGGATATCAACGATGGCCGGTGTATAGAATTCACTAAAATGCCGTTCACTCACACTAATATCCAG ACCCATCAGCTGATGAATGCCAGAGATATCAAACTAGTGTGTAATGGGTACTACCCAGAGATCCACATCATCGATCCTCTCAGTCTAGAGATTCAATTTACATTGACGTCAAAGGTTCAGCCAGATTGGATCAGCGCTTTGTGCATCCTCAGACCAGTGAATAGACAAG atgatgttgttgttgctatTTCCAATTCTGGGGCTGTCAAGTGTTGGACCTTGTCATCGCAAGAGTTGAAG AGTAAGACAATAGCTGAAGACGAGTCAAAGCAAATCCGCTGCCTCAATGCCCACACGCTGAGATGCTGCGCCTACAACCAAAGAACTGTACTCATAGTCTGCTCCAAATACTGGCAG ATTTATGATGCCGGCGACTTTTCCCTGCTGTGTTCTGAGTCCAATCCGTGCGGCGAGCGATGGCTTGGTGGTGAATTCATCAGTGTTGACCGTGTGGTCGTCTGGAGTAATGAGGGGAAGGGCTACTTGTATAAACTTCCCACCAA CCTTCTTAAAGGAAAGGCTCATTTTGACAG TGCTAATCCAAGAAGTGCAGATTTCCATGGCCATGTTGGCCCATCTCGTTCGAGTTCCAATATTCCCTATGCCTACAATGTTCTCAACTTCTACACTGAAAAG CCTCTCTCCTGCCCACCGGCCATGTCTTATTTCTTTGGCACCAGAGACACTCACAAGAGGATCCTGCTGCGGGGAGATTCCATGGGCAGGATCATGCTGTGGATGATACCGAAGGTTGCTGACAATCAGTTGAAATTGACCAGACAGGAGAGCTTTGACAGGCTACCCG TGATTCAACAACTAGCCACCACTTCATTGCTCGAAACATGGGACACTGTATGTCCTATTCCAAGTGGGGTGATTGATGCACTG CACCCTCCAGAAGAGAAGCCACTCCAGGTCACTGCGACCTGTTACATTCCTTCCCAAGGTAAACTGGTGTGTGGGCGATTAGATGGTACGATAGTTATTGTGCCAGCAACACAGAGTGCTATCTTACAACTTCTGGATATTGGACAAGCTCCAGGCCAAG AAATTCCAGTCCACCGAGTGCTTTCTGGCCACACTGGCAAAGTTACCTATGTTCTCTACCCATTTAACGACAGTACGCGCTACGAACCTCAACATCTTGTCTCTGGCGGTGTAGACTTTACGATAATATTATGGGACATCTTCAATGGGACCAAGCTCCATACATTCTCTGTGCATGGTGGAGAAATTACAAGACTCATTGTGCCACCAAACAACTGCAAT AACCGTGTTTTGACCAGCATTTGTTCCGTGGCGAGCGACCATTCTGTAGCTCTCATTAGTCTTCGCGAGAGGAAGTGTATCATGCTCGCTGGCCGTCAGTTGTTTCCCGTTCAGACTATAAAGTGGCGCCCCCTGGACGATTTCCTCATCATCGGTTGCACGGATGGAACAGTCTACGTCTGGCAAATGGAAACTG GTCACCTCGACCGAGTTGTCCAGGGCGTAACAGCACAGGAGATCCTAAGCGCCTGCGACAAAGCAACCAATAGCGTGACAAGTAGCGAAGAACTGAACAACCCCACTATCAGTATAGCGCAAGCCTTCAAACGCCGCAACCTGGCCACGTTCAAAAACTTGGCACAGCAGAAACTTCATGGGTTGGCAGAAAAGGGTCCAGCGTCCTACTCGTACAGAGCGCACATGAAGCCACTGGCTTACCCTATGATGATACAGGGCATGAGGACCAACAGCAATGACCCAGATGCCCATGTCATATTGTTCGATACTGAGGCACTTATTG TTCAACTGCTCAGTGATGAGTATGCCCAGATGTCCCCTGGTACATTGGAAGCTCATGGCTTCCCTTCTGCAGAGAAACAACCGGACTTGGGGCGACCTTCTGGGGGAACCTCTCCAGACCCACAGAGAAAATTAGCAG AATTCATTGCCAAAGTGAAAGTAAAGGCAGAAGACGtacaacagaaagtacaagctAAGGTGGAGGGTAAACAGTTCTCCGGCAGCCCAACTCAGCAACCAAAGAAGAAGGAACGCAAGCATAAACAAAAACCACCAAACCTGATGATATCTGATAACTTACTGACCATGGAGATAGCCCAGCTCTATATGTCTTGCCTACATGCGTGGTCCTTGGATCCAGATCTTGACAAACTCTGCACCAACAAACTTGGACTCCTGCGACCCTGTTGCCCGATATCATTCGGATTGATATCGCGAGGAGATCACATGTCTCTGTTGTTGCCTGGTTGGCAGAGGTTGCTTGGGCAGCAACAACTGAACCCAATGGAGAAATTGGCATCGCCTTTACAGCCAACGATGTCGTTGCTAGAAACAGCCCAGGATATGGCAAAATCGGAGGAACCCCAACCGGCTGCCAAGGGGGATGAGAGTGCATCAGACGTGTCAAAAAACATTCTGGCGATACAGAAGTCTGCTACCAGAGGTCACTGGCAGATTTCTAGTTCCGTCACGACACAACATCTCCTGTCCGTGATCTCCATTGCTAATACTTTGATGAGCATGAGTCGGTGTTCCTTTCTCGATGGACGCTTTCGAAGTGAAGGCCAGCGAAG GTTGTCAGACCACTTGATGTTGTTCCTTACCAG CCAAAAAATCAACAGTGGAGGAATCTTAGTATCAGACTACTACTCGAGTTCTGAGGCTGAAAGTGGGGACGAGGAGGTTGGTCTGGGTTCAGTTGCCCAGGCCCAGATAAAGCAAGGCTGGAGCCTGCTGGCAGCTCTACACTGCGTCCTGTTACCTGATATCATCGGAGAGGGCATGTTCAAGCCACCGTTGTTGGAGATGCTGGCCAGGAGATGGCAGCACCGATGTTTAGAG ATCAGAGAAGCAGCCCAAGCTCTTCTTCTTGCTGAACTGAGGCGGATTCGTTCTGACGGACGTAAGACCATAGTGGACCAGTGGTCACCCTACTTGCCAAGCTATGTCGATCCTCACCTTAGCATCTTGAGCGAGACGCATGTGGTTCCACCTAGACAGGAGATGGGAgaggaagatgatgaagacgacgatCAGATTATGG ATGTTAATTGTGATG GTGACAACATACCCTCTCACAAATCCAACACCACGTTCGAGAGCAGACGACGCCAGGCAACAGCCATTGTGATGTTGGGCGTCATCGGGGCAGAGTTCGGTCAGGAGATTGAGCCGAGCAGACGAAAGTCTTCTGTCGCCGCCATGGGGGAGGCGGACAAGAAGAAAGTTGTGGAGGGGTTTGGAATCAAGAAATACTCCCTTGCCATGCACACGA GCAAAGCGCTGACATTCCTGTTACTTCACCCGCCGAGTCCCAAACTACCCGCACACACACCAATCAGACGAGCCGCCATAGATCTGATTGGTCGAGGATTCACTGTCTGGGAGCCATATATGGACGTATCGGCTGTGTTGCTTGGTCTCCTTGAGCTCTGTGTAGATGGTGACAGGCTCGTGCCAAG ATTCTTGAAAACGAGTAAAGGGATTCGAAAGCT CATGACGTTTGGCCTCCCATTGAGCCCAGCTGCCGATGCCTGTCGCACTGCGCGACATGCCCTTTCACTGATCGCCACTGCCCGGCCGCCAGCCTTCGTCATTACCATGGCAAAAGAGGTCGCCAGGTATAATGCCATGGCGCAGAATGCCCAGTCGCAGAATACACAGTTGAACACGTCGGTGTTGGTACGTGCCAAACCTGAGATTCTTCGCATAATTGAGCTGCTGGTGGAGAAGATGCCGAATGATGTGGTGGATCTTTTAGTCGAG GCTATGGACGTGATTGTCCACTGTTTAGATCCACCAACTCTCAAGTCAAAAGGCCTGACAGAATCATTCCCCTCTTTATCAAG gTTTTCAATGGTGAGTTATTGTGGAAACAACAGGAGGATTTGTGTTGGTGCTAAGAGTGGAGGGCTAGCATTTTATGAACTGAAACAATCAAAGTGTCAG ATCATACCTGGTCACACTGGCGCTGTTACTGCAGTCACATTCTCTCCTGATGGGAAGTTCTTGGCGTCTTATTCTCATGTAGACAATAAGTTGATGTTCTGGCAG ATGCCCCATGGGTTG ACGGCTTCAACTGGTATCTTGAGCCTTGGCCAGCAACACACAAAGTGTGTGAGGACATTCGGTACGCCACCGTGCAACATCACGTCAGCTACAAACCTCTTGAAACTAGTCAAACTTGCTTGGTTGGATGGAAGGACCGTTGTATTATGGACTGCCGATGGAACAGAGAACAAATTCAGGGTCTAG
- the LOC135495395 gene encoding WD repeat-containing protein 7-like isoform X12 yields MSVSNLVVPVVLWGRNPPTHCISAILMTQDEKNIITGCNDGQIAVWDVTEDWKIYPRSMLFGHSSAISCLCKGSNHSDKPYIVSSSESGEMCLWDINDGRCIEFTKMPFTHTNIQTHQLMNARDIKLVCNGYYPEIHIIDPLSLEIQFTLTSKVQPDWISALCILRPVNRQDDVVVAISNSGAVKCWTLSSQELKSKTIAEDESKQIRCLNAHTLRCCAYNQRTVLIVCSKYWQIYDAGDFSLLCSESNPCGERWLGGEFISVDRVVVWSNEGKGYLYKLPTNLLKGKAHFDSANPRSADFHGHVGPSRSSSNIPYAYNVLNFYTEKPLSCPPAMSYFFGTRDTHKRILLRGDSMGRIMLWMIPKVADNQLKLTRQESFDRLPVIQQLATTSLLETWDTVCPIPSGVIDALHPPEEKPLQVTATCYIPSQGKLVCGRLDGTIVIVPATQSAILQLLDIGQAPGQEIPVHRVLSGHTGKVTYVLYPFNDSTRYEPQHLVSGGVDFTIILWDIFNGTKLHTFSVHGGEITRLIVPPNNCNNRVLTSICSVASDHSVALISLRERKCIMLAGRQLFPVQTIKWRPLDDFLIIGCTDGTVYVWQMETGHLDRVVQGVTAQEILSACDKATNSVTSSEELNNPTISIAQAFKRRNLATFKNLAQQKLHGLAEKGPASYSYRAHMKPLAYPMMIQGMRTNSNDPDAHVILFDTEALIVQLLSDEYAQMSPGTLEAHGFPSAEKQPDLGRPSGGTSPDPQRKLAEFIAKVKVKAEDVQQKVQAKVEGKQFSGSPTQQPKKKERKHKQKPPNLMISDNLLTMEIAQLYMSCLHAWSLDPDLDKLCTNKLGLLRPCCPISFGLISRGDHMSLLLPGWQRLLGQQQLNPMEKLASPLQPTMSLLETAQDMAKSEEPQPAAKGDESASDVSKNILAIQKSATRGHWQISSSVTTQHLLSVISIANTLMSMSRCSFLDGRFRSEGQRSQKINSGGILVSDYYSSSEAESGDEEVGLGSVAQAQIKQGWSLLAALHCVLLPDIIGEGMFKPPLLEMLARRWQHRCLEIREAAQALLLAELRRIRSDGRKTIVDQWSPYLPSYVDPHLSILSETHVVPPRQEMGEEDDEDDDQIMGDNIPSHKSNTTFESRRRQATAIVMLGVIGAEFGQEIEPSRRKSSVAAMGEADKKKVVEGFGIKKYSLAMHTSKALTFLLLHPPSPKLPAHTPIRRAAIDLIGRGFTVWEPYMDVSAVLLGLLELCVDGDRLVPSMTFGLPLSPAADACRTARHALSLIATARPPAFVITMAKEVARYNAMAQNAQSQNTQLNTSVLVRAKPEILRIIELLVEKMPNDVVDLLVEAMDVIVHCLDPPTLKSKGLTESFPSLSRFSMVSYCGNNRRICVGAKSGGLAFYELKQSKCQIIPGHTGAVTAVTFSPDGKFLASYSHVDNKLMFWQTASTGILSLGQQHTKCVRTFGTPPCNITSATNLLKLVKLAWLDGRTVVLWTADGTENKFRV; encoded by the exons ATGAGTGTGAGCAACCTTGTGGTGCCTGTTGTGCTGTGGGGGAGAAATCCTCCCACGCATTGTATCTCGGCCATTCTCATGACACAAGATGAAAAGAACATCATCACTGGATGCAACGATGGACAAATTGCAGTGTGGGATGTAACTGAAGATTGGAAG ATCTACCCACGAAGCATGCTCTTTGGTCATTCGTCAGCCATCTCTTGTTTATGTAAGGGCAGCAATCATTCAGATAAACCTTACATTGTCAGCTCCTCGGAGAGTGG GGAGATGTGCCTGTGGGATATCAACGATGGCCGGTGTATAGAATTCACTAAAATGCCGTTCACTCACACTAATATCCAG ACCCATCAGCTGATGAATGCCAGAGATATCAAACTAGTGTGTAATGGGTACTACCCAGAGATCCACATCATCGATCCTCTCAGTCTAGAGATTCAATTTACATTGACGTCAAAGGTTCAGCCAGATTGGATCAGCGCTTTGTGCATCCTCAGACCAGTGAATAGACAAG atgatgttgttgttgctatTTCCAATTCTGGGGCTGTCAAGTGTTGGACCTTGTCATCGCAAGAGTTGAAG AGTAAGACAATAGCTGAAGACGAGTCAAAGCAAATCCGCTGCCTCAATGCCCACACGCTGAGATGCTGCGCCTACAACCAAAGAACTGTACTCATAGTCTGCTCCAAATACTGGCAG ATTTATGATGCCGGCGACTTTTCCCTGCTGTGTTCTGAGTCCAATCCGTGCGGCGAGCGATGGCTTGGTGGTGAATTCATCAGTGTTGACCGTGTGGTCGTCTGGAGTAATGAGGGGAAGGGCTACTTGTATAAACTTCCCACCAA CCTTCTTAAAGGAAAGGCTCATTTTGACAG TGCTAATCCAAGAAGTGCAGATTTCCATGGCCATGTTGGCCCATCTCGTTCGAGTTCCAATATTCCCTATGCCTACAATGTTCTCAACTTCTACACTGAAAAG CCTCTCTCCTGCCCACCGGCCATGTCTTATTTCTTTGGCACCAGAGACACTCACAAGAGGATCCTGCTGCGGGGAGATTCCATGGGCAGGATCATGCTGTGGATGATACCGAAGGTTGCTGACAATCAGTTGAAATTGACCAGACAGGAGAGCTTTGACAGGCTACCCG TGATTCAACAACTAGCCACCACTTCATTGCTCGAAACATGGGACACTGTATGTCCTATTCCAAGTGGGGTGATTGATGCACTG CACCCTCCAGAAGAGAAGCCACTCCAGGTCACTGCGACCTGTTACATTCCTTCCCAAGGTAAACTGGTGTGTGGGCGATTAGATGGTACGATAGTTATTGTGCCAGCAACACAGAGTGCTATCTTACAACTTCTGGATATTGGACAAGCTCCAGGCCAAG AAATTCCAGTCCACCGAGTGCTTTCTGGCCACACTGGCAAAGTTACCTATGTTCTCTACCCATTTAACGACAGTACGCGCTACGAACCTCAACATCTTGTCTCTGGCGGTGTAGACTTTACGATAATATTATGGGACATCTTCAATGGGACCAAGCTCCATACATTCTCTGTGCATGGTGGAGAAATTACAAGACTCATTGTGCCACCAAACAACTGCAAT AACCGTGTTTTGACCAGCATTTGTTCCGTGGCGAGCGACCATTCTGTAGCTCTCATTAGTCTTCGCGAGAGGAAGTGTATCATGCTCGCTGGCCGTCAGTTGTTTCCCGTTCAGACTATAAAGTGGCGCCCCCTGGACGATTTCCTCATCATCGGTTGCACGGATGGAACAGTCTACGTCTGGCAAATGGAAACTG GTCACCTCGACCGAGTTGTCCAGGGCGTAACAGCACAGGAGATCCTAAGCGCCTGCGACAAAGCAACCAATAGCGTGACAAGTAGCGAAGAACTGAACAACCCCACTATCAGTATAGCGCAAGCCTTCAAACGCCGCAACCTGGCCACGTTCAAAAACTTGGCACAGCAGAAACTTCATGGGTTGGCAGAAAAGGGTCCAGCGTCCTACTCGTACAGAGCGCACATGAAGCCACTGGCTTACCCTATGATGATACAGGGCATGAGGACCAACAGCAATGACCCAGATGCCCATGTCATATTGTTCGATACTGAGGCACTTATTG TTCAACTGCTCAGTGATGAGTATGCCCAGATGTCCCCTGGTACATTGGAAGCTCATGGCTTCCCTTCTGCAGAGAAACAACCGGACTTGGGGCGACCTTCTGGGGGAACCTCTCCAGACCCACAGAGAAAATTAGCAG AATTCATTGCCAAAGTGAAAGTAAAGGCAGAAGACGtacaacagaaagtacaagctAAGGTGGAGGGTAAACAGTTCTCCGGCAGCCCAACTCAGCAACCAAAGAAGAAGGAACGCAAGCATAAACAAAAACCACCAAACCTGATGATATCTGATAACTTACTGACCATGGAGATAGCCCAGCTCTATATGTCTTGCCTACATGCGTGGTCCTTGGATCCAGATCTTGACAAACTCTGCACCAACAAACTTGGACTCCTGCGACCCTGTTGCCCGATATCATTCGGATTGATATCGCGAGGAGATCACATGTCTCTGTTGTTGCCTGGTTGGCAGAGGTTGCTTGGGCAGCAACAACTGAACCCAATGGAGAAATTGGCATCGCCTTTACAGCCAACGATGTCGTTGCTAGAAACAGCCCAGGATATGGCAAAATCGGAGGAACCCCAACCGGCTGCCAAGGGGGATGAGAGTGCATCAGACGTGTCAAAAAACATTCTGGCGATACAGAAGTCTGCTACCAGAGGTCACTGGCAGATTTCTAGTTCCGTCACGACACAACATCTCCTGTCCGTGATCTCCATTGCTAATACTTTGATGAGCATGAGTCGGTGTTCCTTTCTCGATGGACGCTTTCGAAGTGAAGGCCAGCGAAG CCAAAAAATCAACAGTGGAGGAATCTTAGTATCAGACTACTACTCGAGTTCTGAGGCTGAAAGTGGGGACGAGGAGGTTGGTCTGGGTTCAGTTGCCCAGGCCCAGATAAAGCAAGGCTGGAGCCTGCTGGCAGCTCTACACTGCGTCCTGTTACCTGATATCATCGGAGAGGGCATGTTCAAGCCACCGTTGTTGGAGATGCTGGCCAGGAGATGGCAGCACCGATGTTTAGAG ATCAGAGAAGCAGCCCAAGCTCTTCTTCTTGCTGAACTGAGGCGGATTCGTTCTGACGGACGTAAGACCATAGTGGACCAGTGGTCACCCTACTTGCCAAGCTATGTCGATCCTCACCTTAGCATCTTGAGCGAGACGCATGTGGTTCCACCTAGACAGGAGATGGGAgaggaagatgatgaagacgacgatCAGATTATGG GTGACAACATACCCTCTCACAAATCCAACACCACGTTCGAGAGCAGACGACGCCAGGCAACAGCCATTGTGATGTTGGGCGTCATCGGGGCAGAGTTCGGTCAGGAGATTGAGCCGAGCAGACGAAAGTCTTCTGTCGCCGCCATGGGGGAGGCGGACAAGAAGAAAGTTGTGGAGGGGTTTGGAATCAAGAAATACTCCCTTGCCATGCACACGA GCAAAGCGCTGACATTCCTGTTACTTCACCCGCCGAGTCCCAAACTACCCGCACACACACCAATCAGACGAGCCGCCATAGATCTGATTGGTCGAGGATTCACTGTCTGGGAGCCATATATGGACGTATCGGCTGTGTTGCTTGGTCTCCTTGAGCTCTGTGTAGATGGTGACAGGCTCGTGCCAAG CATGACGTTTGGCCTCCCATTGAGCCCAGCTGCCGATGCCTGTCGCACTGCGCGACATGCCCTTTCACTGATCGCCACTGCCCGGCCGCCAGCCTTCGTCATTACCATGGCAAAAGAGGTCGCCAGGTATAATGCCATGGCGCAGAATGCCCAGTCGCAGAATACACAGTTGAACACGTCGGTGTTGGTACGTGCCAAACCTGAGATTCTTCGCATAATTGAGCTGCTGGTGGAGAAGATGCCGAATGATGTGGTGGATCTTTTAGTCGAG GCTATGGACGTGATTGTCCACTGTTTAGATCCACCAACTCTCAAGTCAAAAGGCCTGACAGAATCATTCCCCTCTTTATCAAG gTTTTCAATGGTGAGTTATTGTGGAAACAACAGGAGGATTTGTGTTGGTGCTAAGAGTGGAGGGCTAGCATTTTATGAACTGAAACAATCAAAGTGTCAG ATCATACCTGGTCACACTGGCGCTGTTACTGCAGTCACATTCTCTCCTGATGGGAAGTTCTTGGCGTCTTATTCTCATGTAGACAATAAGTTGATGTTCTGGCAG ACGGCTTCAACTGGTATCTTGAGCCTTGGCCAGCAACACACAAAGTGTGTGAGGACATTCGGTACGCCACCGTGCAACATCACGTCAGCTACAAACCTCTTGAAACTAGTCAAACTTGCTTGGTTGGATGGAAGGACCGTTGTATTATGGACTGCCGATGGAACAGAGAACAAATTCAGGGTCTAG